In Cicer arietinum cultivar CDC Frontier isolate Library 1 unplaced genomic scaffold, Cicar.CDCFrontier_v2.0 Ca_scaffold_6078_v2.0, whole genome shotgun sequence, one genomic interval encodes:
- the LOC101489643 gene encoding protein ZINC INDUCED FACILITATOR-LIKE 1-like, translating into MLSGITLYTVISIASVLKNVMAVTIKTGIFLIQNRAVEQHQRGAANGISMTAMSFCKAVGPAAGGAILTWSQKRRDASFLPGSQMVFFFLNLVEGLGILLLFKPFLGEKKNTHSDQLH; encoded by the exons ATGTTATCAGGCATAACTTTATACACAGTGATTAGTATTGCTTCTGTGCTGAAGAATGTTATGGCT GTGACAATTAAAACGGGTATATTCCTTATACAAAATCGAGCAGTG GAACAACACCAAAGAGGGGCAGCTAATGGAATTTCTATGACAGCTATGTCTTTTTGCAAAGCTGTTGGTCCTGCTGCAGGTGGTGCAAT ATTAACTTGGTCACAAAAACGTAGGGATGCTTCTTTCCTTCCGG GCTCTCAAATGgtcttttttttcttgaatttaGTTGAAGGACTTGGAATACTTTTGTTGTTCAAACCATTCCTTGGTGAAAAGAAGAACACACACTCAGATCAGTTACATTGA